From one Lysinibacillus sp. G4S2 genomic stretch:
- a CDS encoding ABC transporter permease, whose amino-acid sequence MIAALRSELLKYKRKKLFLVVFLIQSLALLWLFAIVSQDKKEFLNWESLLSRVSMINALFLPIMIAIITSRIIDFENKGNTWKLLCAIPTSRQLVYMSKIIYSIVFLIYAGVISISAIIVIGKIFNFESGVPVILLLKYGLFTIIGCIPMVILQLWISLIVKNQVFALTAGVIGSFLGYFGQMFPWRDWIIHTYPSLTNPISSAFSNGKIVHFPNEEVLTYLLLSLGVSLLFIVLSTIHFSHKDIH is encoded by the coding sequence ATGATCGCTGCCTTAAGAAGTGAATTATTGAAATATAAAAGGAAGAAATTATTTTTAGTAGTATTTTTAATACAATCTTTGGCTTTACTTTGGTTATTTGCAATTGTTTCACAAGACAAAAAGGAATTTCTAAATTGGGAGTCGCTTCTCTCAAGAGTAAGTATGATAAATGCTTTATTTTTACCTATAATGATTGCGATCATTACTTCTCGAATAATTGATTTTGAAAATAAAGGTAATACGTGGAAGCTATTGTGTGCAATTCCCACATCTAGACAGCTAGTATATATGTCTAAAATTATTTATAGTATCGTTTTTCTTATCTATGCAGGGGTAATTTCTATTTCCGCAATTATAGTAATAGGAAAAATCTTTAATTTTGAAAGTGGAGTCCCAGTGATTTTATTACTGAAATACGGTCTTTTTACCATTATAGGTTGTATTCCTATGGTCATTTTGCAACTCTGGATATCTTTGATTGTGAAAAATCAAGTATTTGCTTTAACAGCAGGCGTAATAGGCTCATTTCTTGGGTATTTCGGGCAGATGTTCCCTTGGAGAGACTGGATAATTCATACTTATCCATCTTTGACAAACCCTATTTCTTCGGCGTTTTCCAATGGAAAAATAGTACATTTCCCAAACGAAGAAGTCCTGACATACCTTTTGTTAAGTTTAGGAGTTAGTTTATTATTTATCGTTCTTAGCACTATTCATTTTTCACACAAAGATATTCATTAG
- a CDS encoding cupin domain-containing protein: protein MAGPMSKEVTEFLKSSVVTDFKQDIAQYNLGPLWEAIPEIMNKTPNPQAEAYLWSNELLEKKMKEAAQIFTPERGGERRAIYFQNPGLTYRKPWGWASTTQTIYAAVQMLQPGEKAPSHRHSQSALRFISKGRGAYTIVQGERIFMEEGDFLITPKNLWHGHEHVGTEPMLWMDALDIPTLYAIGGTFFEPYADGLQQPGVPDNFTEQRYRGGMVRPVGDDKYTVAPLANYKWNRTVDGIKGLMAFDPDPHHGFAVEYINPSTGKSANPTLGTRMQHLPAGLHTKALRHTHSTVYHVHRGEGYTVINGVRFDWKAGDYFVVPNWAWYEHKAEKDAYLFSVNDIPIMDRFELEREQAYETNNGHQDIASEFKADFR, encoded by the coding sequence ATGGCGGGTCCAATGTCTAAAGAAGTAACTGAATTTTTGAAAAGTTCTGTTGTCACTGATTTTAAGCAAGATATTGCACAGTATAATTTAGGTCCACTCTGGGAAGCAATTCCAGAAATTATGAACAAAACACCAAATCCGCAGGCCGAGGCATATCTTTGGTCAAATGAATTACTAGAAAAGAAAATGAAGGAAGCCGCTCAAATTTTTACACCCGAACGTGGTGGAGAGCGTCGAGCAATTTACTTCCAAAATCCAGGCTTAACATACCGTAAACCTTGGGGATGGGCATCAACAACACAAACGATATATGCAGCGGTGCAAATGTTGCAGCCGGGGGAAAAAGCACCGTCACACCGTCATTCCCAGTCGGCCCTTCGTTTTATTTCAAAAGGGAGGGGCGCGTATACAATTGTACAAGGGGAACGTATTTTCATGGAGGAAGGAGATTTTCTAATTACTCCTAAAAATTTATGGCATGGTCATGAGCATGTAGGAACAGAGCCTATGCTATGGATGGATGCGTTAGATATACCAACGCTATATGCTATCGGTGGTACGTTCTTTGAGCCATATGCAGATGGGTTACAACAACCTGGTGTGCCAGATAACTTTACTGAACAGCGATATAGAGGTGGCATGGTACGTCCAGTTGGCGATGACAAGTATACAGTGGCACCACTTGCAAACTATAAATGGAACCGAACTGTCGATGGGATAAAAGGGTTAATGGCATTTGACCCAGATCCACATCATGGTTTTGCGGTGGAATATATTAACCCATCGACAGGAAAATCAGCTAACCCAACTCTGGGTACACGCATGCAACATTTACCAGCAGGGCTGCATACCAAAGCATTACGACATACACATTCAACTGTATATCACGTGCATAGGGGGGAAGGCTATACGGTCATTAATGGTGTGCGTTTTGACTGGAAAGCTGGGGATTACTTTGTTGTACCAAACTGGGCTTGGTATGAGCATAAAGCTGAAAAAGATGCGTATTTATTCTCTGTAAATGATATTCCTATTATGGACCGCTTTGAATTGGAGCGGGAACAAGCATATGAGACAAATAATGGTCATCAAGATATTGCTAGCGAGTTTAAAGCAGATTTTCGTTAG
- a CDS encoding MerR family transcriptional regulator has protein sequence MYSIGQFAKMTGLTVRALRFYSEKGLLEPCFISDSGHRYYNDGSIETIQKIVTLKYLDYSLEEIEDLLRNGEQQLIESLMFQKLQLEKKRNQIDRVIASLDQAIEIGKRSEVIDTSIFLTVIFNLLKEDEQRDYWRSILPDELVDRLYDFFGMNIIEINQKYIDLANQLKQAYIQPPQDEYLKSLIEQLFSLIPQDLIEELVEVLKEYEDIQINEWLFPTPFTKEEEEWLMSQVERLGVYGGVDVE, from the coding sequence ATGTATTCAATTGGTCAATTTGCGAAAATGACGGGGCTAACCGTACGAGCGTTACGATTTTATAGTGAAAAGGGGTTGCTAGAACCATGTTTTATTTCAGATTCGGGTCATCGTTATTACAATGACGGTAGCATTGAAACAATTCAAAAAATAGTAACATTAAAATATTTAGATTACTCATTGGAGGAGATTGAAGATCTTTTACGGAATGGGGAACAGCAGCTAATAGAATCATTAATGTTTCAAAAACTACAACTAGAGAAGAAGCGAAATCAAATTGATCGTGTTATTGCGAGCTTGGATCAGGCGATTGAAATAGGAAAACGAAGTGAAGTAATCGATACATCCATTTTTTTAACGGTGATTTTTAACTTACTAAAAGAGGATGAACAAAGGGACTATTGGCGAAGTATATTACCTGATGAGTTGGTAGATCGCCTATATGATTTTTTCGGAATGAATATTATTGAAATAAATCAAAAATACATAGATTTAGCAAATCAGTTGAAGCAGGCATACATTCAACCGCCTCAAGACGAATATTTGAAATCGTTAATCGAGCAGTTATTCTCACTAATTCCACAAGATTTGATAGAAGAGTTAGTAGAAGTATTAAAGGAGTATGAGGATATTCAAATAAATGAATGGTTATTTCCTACACCATTTACAAAGGAAGAGGAAGAGTGGTTGATGTCGCAGGTTGAAAGACTTGGGGTTTATGGAGGTGTGGATGTTGAATAA
- a CDS encoding fumarylacetoacetate hydrolase family protein → MKIITFTENGHTRIGAVHESIVIDLHRATEQWLLSQGKIRATKIAEAYVPTDTKGFLEGGEESYAYANQAIEYALNNVSDVSLTFALQDVKVGPPITNPGKIICVGHNYREHILEMGREIPENPVIFAKYANTLLGPTEDLPYYQISEQLDYEAEFTFIIGKRAKDVQEHEALEYVAGYTIANDVTYRDLQRRTIQWLQGKTVDGSAPMGPYLITSDELSDPYGLEMVLTVNGEERQRSNTKNLVFDVPKLVAFLSSIMTLEPGDIILTGTPGGVGVAREPQEFLQEGDVVKVEIEKIGYIENKVTVVQKEVSV, encoded by the coding sequence ATGAAAATTATAACATTTACTGAAAATGGTCATACACGTATTGGAGCAGTTCATGAATCTATTGTTATCGATTTACATCGCGCAACAGAGCAGTGGTTATTATCACAAGGTAAAATCCGAGCAACAAAAATTGCAGAAGCATATGTACCTACAGATACAAAGGGTTTTTTAGAAGGTGGCGAAGAAAGCTATGCTTACGCCAATCAAGCAATTGAATATGCATTAAATAACGTATCTGATGTTTCATTAACATTTGCATTACAAGATGTAAAAGTAGGTCCACCGATTACGAATCCTGGTAAAATTATTTGTGTTGGTCATAACTATCGCGAACATATTTTAGAAATGGGCCGTGAAATTCCAGAGAACCCTGTCATCTTCGCCAAATATGCAAACACCTTACTTGGTCCAACAGAGGATCTACCTTACTATCAGATTTCTGAACAACTTGATTATGAGGCAGAATTTACCTTTATTATTGGGAAACGTGCCAAAGATGTGCAAGAGCATGAGGCACTTGAATATGTAGCGGGTTATACCATTGCTAATGATGTCACATACCGTGATTTACAGCGTCGTACAATTCAATGGTTACAGGGGAAAACAGTAGATGGTTCAGCACCAATGGGACCATATTTAATTACATCAGATGAATTGTCAGATCCATATGGTTTAGAAATGGTGTTAACAGTTAATGGTGAAGAGCGTCAAAGGTCGAATACGAAAAATTTGGTATTTGATGTACCAAAATTGGTGGCATTTTTATCAAGTATCATGACATTAGAGCCTGGGGATATTATTTTGACCGGCACGCCGGGTGGAGTAGGAGTTGCTCGTGAACCACAGGAATTTTTACAAGAGGGCGATGTTGTTAAAGTAGAAATTGAAAAAATCGGCTATATCGAAAATAAAGTAACAGTTGTTCAAAAGGAAGTATCTGTGTAA
- a CDS encoding DinB family protein yields MVVLVSEISRYEQATAQINRLIQRISDIEFFQQPSENEWSIAQIVAHLNEAIIFWLDDIQALQSIPDGKWGRNHEHVRRLAAVAPKNIESLTRQIAVEKLERLATIVADVLATVTVKQLQQTAPSYNTNFNNKPLSFIVEHLIVKHIESHFNQMERHLEKVKLMRI; encoded by the coding sequence ATGGTGGTATTAGTCAGTGAAATCAGTCGTTATGAGCAAGCTACAGCACAGATTAATCGTTTAATACAAAGGATCAGTGATATAGAGTTTTTTCAACAACCTTCAGAAAATGAATGGTCTATTGCTCAAATTGTAGCACACTTAAATGAAGCTATTATATTTTGGTTAGACGATATACAAGCACTTCAGAGCATTCCAGATGGAAAATGGGGAAGAAACCATGAACATGTTCGCCGGTTGGCCGCAGTTGCCCCTAAAAATATTGAATCATTAACGCGACAAATTGCAGTCGAGAAGTTAGAAAGGCTTGCTACTATAGTGGCGGATGTCCTTGCCACGGTGACCGTTAAGCAGTTACAACAAACAGCACCTAGTTATAATACTAATTTTAATAACAAACCGTTATCATTTATAGTCGAACATTTAATTGTTAAACATATTGAGAGTCATTTTAATCAAATGGAACGTCATTTAGAAAAGGTAAAGTTAATGAGAATATAA
- a CDS encoding ABC transporter ATP-binding protein, with protein sequence MNNSVRGIWQLVNSNRLSKQLTIGTLLLSIVETLIGLAVPLVTMRMINDFSTIGFSLQAILLVGAFLISQAVLSGVTFYMMRKLGERIVANLRNTVWAHVLRLRIPYFDAHESGETMSRITQDSNVIKELITDHLISFISGLFAIVGAVIILIIIDWKMTLLMLIAVPVAILLTLPLGQRIHKIAKANQDELASFTGQLGRVLTNIRLVKTSQTENFEQQNGEEKIHHLYQFGLKEAKILAVLSPIMTFIMMVVLILLFGYGGAKVATGTISAGELVAIMIYLVQIIVPFTQMATFFTALQKAMGATERLQEILNEPIEGHGMDAISSPNESIAFENVAFQYNDTPILKGISFTIPAGKTTALVSASGGGKTTMFSLIEQFYDVTDGTIRFGKQPIESIDLKQWRSLFGYVSQEAPLMNGTIRDNVTYGKSDVLEADIIRALKNAYAWDFVQQFEKGLDTEVGEGGIKLSGGQRQRIAIARALFRDPAILLLDEATSNLDNDSEREVQKAFEHVMKERTTVIIAHRLSTITHADQILVFEDGLITGSGKHEELQENHTYYKQLIKLMATETE encoded by the coding sequence TTGAATAATTCTGTAAGAGGAATTTGGCAGCTTGTTAATAGTAATCGATTGTCGAAGCAACTCACGATAGGCACTCTTTTATTAAGTATCGTTGAAACACTTATTGGGTTGGCGGTTCCCTTAGTTACGATGAGAATGATTAATGATTTTTCAACCATTGGCTTTTCATTGCAGGCGATTTTATTAGTAGGTGCATTTCTAATTTCCCAAGCTGTACTGAGTGGAGTAACTTTTTATATGATGCGTAAGCTTGGGGAAAGAATTGTAGCTAATTTGCGCAATACGGTATGGGCACATGTTTTACGATTACGTATTCCTTACTTTGATGCACATGAATCTGGTGAAACAATGAGCCGAATTACGCAAGATTCTAATGTTATTAAGGAGCTTATTACAGATCATTTGATTAGTTTTATTTCGGGGTTATTTGCTATTGTTGGTGCAGTAATAATATTAATCATCATTGATTGGAAAATGACACTGCTGATGCTAATCGCAGTTCCAGTAGCAATTTTATTGACACTGCCCCTTGGACAACGTATTCATAAAATCGCGAAAGCAAATCAAGACGAGCTTGCTAGTTTTACGGGACAGTTGGGGCGTGTATTAACGAATATTCGACTCGTGAAAACTTCGCAAACAGAAAATTTTGAGCAGCAAAATGGAGAAGAAAAAATTCATCATTTGTATCAATTTGGGTTGAAGGAAGCAAAAATTTTAGCAGTTTTATCACCGATTATGACGTTCATTATGATGGTTGTGCTCATTTTATTATTTGGCTATGGTGGCGCAAAAGTAGCAACAGGTACGATTTCAGCTGGTGAACTTGTAGCGATTATGATTTACCTAGTGCAAATTATTGTGCCATTTACGCAAATGGCAACATTTTTCACTGCACTTCAAAAAGCGATGGGGGCAACAGAACGATTACAAGAAATTTTGAACGAACCAATTGAAGGGCATGGGATGGATGCTATTTCGTCTCCAAACGAGTCGATTGCTTTTGAAAATGTTGCGTTTCAATACAATGATACCCCTATTTTAAAAGGAATCTCCTTTACGATTCCAGCAGGAAAAACAACTGCATTGGTTAGTGCCAGTGGGGGAGGAAAGACCACAATGTTTTCATTAATAGAACAATTTTATGATGTAACAGATGGTACTATTCGATTTGGAAAACAGCCTATTGAAAGTATCGATTTAAAACAGTGGCGCAGTTTATTTGGGTATGTATCGCAAGAAGCACCACTCATGAATGGAACAATTCGAGATAATGTAACTTATGGCAAAAGTGACGTTTTAGAAGCAGATATTATAAGGGCATTAAAAAACGCTTATGCATGGGATTTTGTCCAACAGTTTGAAAAAGGGTTAGATACAGAAGTAGGGGAGGGAGGAATTAAATTATCAGGTGGGCAAAGGCAGCGGATAGCGATAGCACGTGCTTTATTCCGGGATCCAGCGATATTATTATTAGATGAAGCAACATCTAACCTTGATAATGACTCAGAGAGAGAAGTACAAAAAGCATTCGAGCACGTCATGAAAGAACGTACAACGGTCATTATTGCACATCGCTTATCGACAATTACACATGCGGATCAAATTCTAGTGTTTGAGGATGGTCTGATTACTGGTTCTGGAAAACATGAGGAGCTTCAAGAAAACCATACTTACTATAAACAGCTAATTAAATTAATGGCGACAGAAACTGAATAA
- a CDS encoding ABC transporter permease has protein sequence MLLSSFRCELLKLKRSKVWIVMTLLPLFCITLGLINFRVNHDVLMESSTNEWEQAWTQVGLIYGLFLFPVIVSIYCAFVCRFEHSEGN, from the coding sequence ATGTTATTAAGCTCATTTCGATGTGAACTATTAAAATTAAAACGTTCAAAAGTATGGATTGTTATGACACTCCTTCCGCTTTTTTGTATTACGCTTGGACTCATAAACTTCCGAGTAAACCATGATGTCTTAATGGAAAGCTCAACAAATGAATGGGAGCAAGCTTGGACACAAGTTGGTTTAATCTATGGATTATTTTTATTTCCTGTCATAGTAAGCATTTATTGCGCATTTGTATGCCGCTTTGAACATAGTGAAGGCAATTGA
- a CDS encoding IclR family transcriptional regulator, which translates to MKARTRNSSLTNALQILKSFNLEQPEWSLREIAANQNISISTAHRLLKTLEEENFIIHEKQHYKLGTSILRFTNIFIDDLDVLKGMTPYLKSLTKKTGQSAHIAMLSGKEVLYLKKEDGLIQVPLKSHIGRRNPFYATSSGQVIVAFMPDDQRLALLQQTQFIDFTTSTLTTIEQYERSFQQIRQQGVAISREELHMQFMSIAAPIFNKQNEVVASVSIAGKVKALQPNEKAFALSLKQTAEMITQFIQKYGAGSPNDIFNK; encoded by the coding sequence ATGAAAGCACGAACGAGGAATAGCTCATTAACAAATGCACTACAAATTTTGAAAAGTTTCAATTTAGAACAGCCAGAATGGTCATTGCGTGAGATTGCAGCTAATCAAAACATTTCTATTAGCACAGCTCACAGGCTACTAAAAACCCTGGAAGAAGAAAATTTTATTATACATGAGAAGCAACATTATAAATTAGGTACATCTATATTACGATTTACGAATATTTTTATAGACGATTTAGATGTTTTGAAGGGAATGACACCTTATTTAAAATCATTAACTAAAAAAACTGGACAATCTGCACATATTGCAATGCTTTCGGGAAAAGAAGTATTATATTTAAAAAAAGAAGATGGACTTATACAGGTACCGCTCAAATCCCATATTGGGCGCCGCAATCCTTTTTATGCAACAAGTTCCGGTCAAGTTATTGTTGCATTTATGCCCGATGATCAGCGATTAGCCTTATTACAACAAACACAATTTATAGATTTCACGACGTCAACTTTAACCACAATTGAACAGTATGAAAGAAGTTTTCAACAAATTCGCCAACAAGGGGTTGCGATTAGTCGAGAGGAATTACATATGCAGTTCATGTCCATTGCTGCACCAATTTTTAACAAACAAAATGAAGTAGTCGCTTCTGTTAGTATTGCCGGCAAAGTTAAAGCGCTACAACCTAATGAAAAAGCATTTGCACTAAGCCTAAAACAAACGGCTGAGATGATAACCCAATTTATTCAAAAATACGGGGCGGGGTCACCAAATGACATCTTCAATAAATAA
- a CDS encoding FAD-dependent oxidoreductase, whose product MAVEKRDVLVIGAGPVGMTAALALAKEGIQATIIEADPQNRERAGSRAIYIHKATLELLEDISTGLGFKLAEIGIVWPVKRTLYKGDNIYKRVYEPPKPNTLPAFSSLHQHEIEKALYAACLAAGVEFRWNEPVSEAKTTETGITITTNQNEWHAQYAIAADGSRSVVRQSLNIKFEGPRTSDTFVVVDVKEDKNNPLPIERIFHYQHPLVDGRNVMYVPFAGGWRLDLQLLEGDDKEYFGSEDGVREWLPKVFPASYAENITWISTYTFYQVVAETYTDGHARIVLAGEAAHLFAPFGARGLNSGVPDAIIAARGIVTALRTEDKTVAKEAVLAAANERLYAGQYNRECSNLALEHIQGTSEDIRLKREISAFLAPHIPALGKWLDEGPFGPRSGPTLTTKY is encoded by the coding sequence ATGGCAGTAGAAAAACGAGATGTACTAGTAATTGGTGCTGGGCCAGTAGGGATGACAGCAGCCCTTGCCTTGGCAAAAGAGGGTATTCAAGCCACAATTATAGAGGCGGACCCACAAAATCGTGAGCGTGCAGGAAGTCGTGCTATTTATATTCATAAAGCCACATTGGAGCTATTAGAAGATATTTCAACGGGGCTTGGTTTTAAATTAGCTGAGATCGGAATCGTTTGGCCAGTAAAACGGACATTATATAAAGGAGATAATATTTATAAGCGTGTGTATGAACCACCAAAGCCAAACACATTACCTGCTTTTTCATCGTTACATCAACATGAAATTGAAAAAGCATTATATGCAGCCTGCTTAGCCGCTGGTGTTGAATTTAGATGGAATGAGCCTGTTAGTGAGGCCAAAACAACAGAAACAGGTATAACGATTACAACAAATCAAAATGAATGGCATGCGCAATATGCTATTGCAGCAGATGGGTCACGTTCTGTCGTTCGCCAATCGTTAAATATTAAATTTGAAGGGCCGCGTACGTCAGATACATTTGTTGTGGTTGATGTGAAGGAGGATAAAAACAACCCTTTACCGATCGAGCGTATATTCCATTACCAGCATCCTTTAGTGGATGGGCGTAATGTGATGTATGTACCTTTTGCAGGAGGCTGGCGCTTAGATTTGCAATTATTAGAAGGCGACGACAAAGAATACTTCGGTTCTGAAGATGGTGTACGGGAATGGTTGCCCAAAGTATTTCCAGCCTCGTATGCAGAGAACATTACATGGATTTCAACGTATACATTTTACCAAGTTGTAGCCGAAACATATACAGATGGGCATGCACGTATCGTATTAGCTGGTGAAGCTGCACATTTATTCGCTCCATTTGGTGCACGTGGTTTGAATTCAGGTGTCCCAGATGCGATCATTGCAGCACGTGGTATTGTAACCGCATTACGTACAGAAGATAAAACAGTAGCAAAAGAGGCTGTATTAGCAGCGGCAAATGAGCGCCTATATGCAGGACAATACAATCGTGAATGTTCAAATTTAGCACTTGAGCATATTCAAGGAACATCTGAAGACATTCGTTTAAAGCGAGAAATATCCGCGTTTTTAGCACCACATATCCCAGCACTTGGAAAGTGGCTAGACGAAGGACCATTTGGACCACGTTCAGGGCCAACACTTACTACAAAATATTAG
- a CDS encoding ABC transporter ATP-binding protein — translation MGTYIIETENLTKSYGAVNSVSQLQMRVGEGEIYGFLGPNGAGKTTTIRMLLGLVKPTTGNIKIFNKDLKTNRLDILREVGSLVESPSYYGHLTGYENLEVIRQMLQVPKKNIDQVLRIVRLEKQKDKLVKQYSLGMKQRLGIAMALLGNPKLLILDEPTNGLDPAGIQEIRELIKQLPKQYGMSVIISSHLLNEMDQIATQVGIINSGQLIFQDEIEVLRKKSQASIKMRVNDVVRAHQILEQHQIHLTIDGDYLVTHQQEDHLISHINHLLVQQNLSVFRIEEEKHTLEEIFLSLTEKGGVL, via the coding sequence ATGGGAACTTATATCATAGAAACAGAAAATCTGACAAAGTCATATGGAGCTGTAAATAGTGTGAGTCAGCTACAAATGAGAGTCGGTGAAGGTGAAATTTATGGATTTCTAGGACCAAATGGGGCTGGAAAAACGACGACAATTAGAATGTTACTAGGATTAGTAAAGCCGACTACCGGTAATATTAAAATATTCAATAAAGATCTGAAAACAAATCGATTAGATATATTGCGAGAAGTTGGTTCTCTTGTTGAATCACCATCTTATTATGGGCATTTAACGGGTTATGAAAACCTAGAAGTAATTCGACAAATGTTACAAGTACCGAAAAAGAATATTGACCAGGTTTTGCGTATCGTCCGATTAGAGAAACAAAAAGATAAACTAGTTAAACAGTACTCACTTGGCATGAAGCAACGCCTTGGCATAGCAATGGCGCTACTTGGAAATCCCAAATTATTAATTTTAGATGAACCTACAAACGGGTTAGATCCTGCCGGAATTCAAGAAATCCGTGAACTCATCAAACAACTGCCAAAGCAATATGGTATGAGCGTGATTATTTCTAGTCATTTGTTAAATGAGATGGATCAAATTGCAACACAAGTGGGCATTATTAACAGCGGACAGCTTATTTTTCAAGATGAAATTGAAGTGTTACGCAAAAAAAGTCAAGCATCCATAAAAATGCGTGTAAATGATGTAGTAAGGGCACATCAAATTTTAGAACAACATCAAATTCATCTTACAATAGACGGTGATTATCTTGTTACGCATCAACAAGAAGACCACCTTATTTCTCACATAAATCATTTATTAGTACAGCAGAATTTATCAGTGTTTCGAATTGAAGAAGAAAAGCATACGCTGGAAGAAATATTTCTAAGTTTAACGGAAAAAGGTGGTGTTCTATAA
- a CDS encoding IclR family transcriptional regulator gives MTSSINNKTNLSSVKNALRLLRLYRTDRAELGITDIAKLLDLPKSTVHRLAQELVNEGFLIKRSHTNKYRLGLSILTLGGIIHIQYELYKEAHPKVEHLSNFFGQVVNLCLIENKKIVYFLQCIPHAQTEITTAMGFTKDVHCTAEGQVILAHQHVTTINQYVQQPLKKYTPYTHIGEALRQQLENIYKQGFAVTEHTYSIGYISFAYPIRDYTGSVVSAITLIAHESTISKDDYTVILEELKNAAAEISELLGYYS, from the coding sequence ATGACATCTTCAATAAATAATAAAACGAACCTTTCATCTGTAAAAAATGCATTACGTCTATTACGCTTATACCGAACTGATCGAGCAGAACTAGGCATCACCGATATCGCAAAATTATTAGATTTACCTAAGAGTACCGTTCATCGTCTTGCACAAGAGCTCGTTAATGAGGGATTTTTAATAAAACGGAGCCATACTAACAAATATCGTTTAGGATTATCCATTTTAACATTAGGTGGCATTATTCATATCCAGTATGAATTATATAAAGAGGCCCATCCAAAAGTAGAGCATCTATCCAACTTTTTCGGACAAGTTGTAAATTTATGCTTAATTGAAAATAAAAAAATTGTATACTTTTTACAATGTATACCTCATGCCCAAACTGAAATTACTACAGCAATGGGTTTTACAAAGGATGTACATTGTACAGCAGAGGGACAAGTCATTTTAGCACATCAGCATGTGACTACTATTAATCAGTATGTACAACAACCATTAAAAAAATATACGCCATATACACATATAGGTGAGGCATTACGGCAACAACTGGAGAACATTTATAAACAAGGATTTGCAGTAACTGAGCATACATATTCTATTGGCTATATTAGTTTTGCTTATCCTATTCGAGATTACACTGGATCGGTCGTATCCGCTATCACATTAATTGCACACGAAAGTACAATTTCAAAAGATGATTATACGGTTATTTTAGAGGAATTAAAAAACGCAGCAGCTGAAATTTCAGAATTGTTAGGTTACTATAGTTAA
- a CDS encoding ABC transporter permease, with translation MTQIFFLIAYIVIGKLLGITSPIPWFSLLNWSFNGWVGTFSIAALQLSLSSSIKSFAVPVGMSFGFTCIGMLFHYLNIPYVWPFAQPGFAMDPIHLEGLQTFLQFSGFYMLSFLFVILFTFIGVRRFTIQDII, from the coding sequence TTGACTCAAATATTTTTTTTAATTGCTTATATCGTAATTGGTAAGCTACTAGGTATTACAAGTCCTATCCCTTGGTTTTCATTATTAAATTGGTCATTTAATGGATGGGTTGGTACATTTTCAATTGCTGCTCTCCAATTATCTCTCTCATCTTCAATAAAAAGTTTTGCTGTTCCAGTTGGAATGAGTTTTGGTTTTACGTGTATTGGAATGCTATTTCATTACTTAAATATTCCGTATGTATGGCCATTCGCGCAACCAGGATTTGCAATGGATCCAATTCATCTAGAAGGCTTGCAAACTTTCCTTCAGTTTAGTGGCTTTTATATGTTAAGTTTCTTATTTGTTATTCTCTTTACTTTTATTGGAGTTCGAAGATTTACGATACAAGATATTATTTAA